Below is a window of Oceanipulchritudo coccoides DNA.
GAGGAGTTGTTCGCGCTTGATCCCAAGACGGAAAAGGTAATCGGGATTTTTGCCGCGGAAAACACCTATAATGACAAGAAGGAAAACGTCTTAAAGAAGGCAGGCCTTGAAACCTACGATCCGGAGGCACCGACCTTCGCCGAGATGACAACCGTCGCCCTGAAGATCCTTGGATCAGATCCCCAACGGCAGTTTTTCCTCGTTGCAGAAGAGGAGGGGACCGACAATTTCTCGAATAATACAAATGCCAAGGGAATGTTGGATGCCGCCATCCGGGCAGACAAGGCGATCGGCGCAGTAGTCGATTTCATGAATACACAAGCCGACCGGAAGACCTTGCTGATTGTGGGTGCTGACAGCGACGCCGGGAGCCCGTCTATCTGGGCCCCAAGGGGGAAAGGTGAAGATTATCAACTTCCAAAAAAGACGAATTCCGGCGCAGAGTTGGATGGGCCCGAAGGAACGGGCGGAACTCCCTTCTTCAGCAAACCGGACCAGTTCGGTAATGCTTACCCGTTCGGCATTTCATGGGCCAACGCAAATGATTATCAGGGAAGTGCGATTACGCGGGCTCACGGATTTAATAGCCAATTGCTGGGTACGAACATTGATAACAGCGGAATCTACCGCATCTTCTACGAGGTTCTCTTCGGGGTGACTCCCGAAATCGCGGCATCGAAGTTGCAGGAATAAAGATTGGTGAGGCCTTAGCTGACGCCATCGGCGATGTCTTCAAGCGGGTAGCTCCAGATCTCTGAAAGCGTCGGATGGTACCAGTGGACCTTGAGCAGGTCCTTGGCAGTGGCACCCATGGAAATCCCGACTGCGAGAGCGTGGATCAATTCCCCGGCGTCCTTGCCCACGCACTGGGCACCGACAATCCTGCCGCTCGACCGCTCCGCCCAAGCCTTGACATAGCCATGTTTGGCCTCCATGAGGATCGACTTGCCGTGGTCGTCAAACGGGTACTCCGCCTCGATCAATTCCATCCCGCGTGCTTTGGCCTCCTCCACAGGAATACCTGCTGAGGCAACCTGCGGATCGGTGAAAACGACGGAAGTCCGTGTATCGAGATTGACCGGGTCCGCTGGCCTTCCAGTGGCGTGCCGGGCAGCCGTCTCACCCTGCATGATGGCAATATGGACAATTTCAAACGGTCCGCAGACATCGCCTGCCGCATAGATTTTCGGATTGGAAGTCTGTTGGTGCTCATTCACCTGTATTTGGCCGTTTGGCTTAAGGGTCACCCCCGCAGCCTTTAGATTCATATTGTCGATCGCGGGTCGACGCCCAAGGGCATTGACCAAATGACGGGCCTCGACCCTCATCGATTCGGCACCCTCCATAAATTCAACGGAGAATCCGGTATCCGTCTTTTCAATTTTGCCTAGTTTGGTGCCCGTATGGAGATCCATGCCTTCTTCCCGGAATGCCTTCATGACGACCTCCGCGGCCTCGGGGGATTCCTCCTTGAGGATATGCGGGCTGCGCTGTACCTGAGTCACTTTCGAGCCGGCCCGGTGGAGGAATTGGGCCAGTTCACAAGCGACCACGCCGCCTCCGAGGACAATTACCGATTCGGGCAGCTCGCTTAAATCCAATACGTCGTCACTCGTCCAGATTCCGGGAAGCTCCAGGCCGGGTATATTCGGAAAGTTGACCACTGAACCCGTCGCGATGATGAATGCATCGGCGGTGATTTCCTTGCCGGATGTCGAGAGTTTGAGAGTTTTGGGGTCCTTGAAGGCTCCCAATTCCCGGAACAGCGTGAAGCGATCTGAAGCCAGTTGCTCCTGCCGATAGCTCTTGAAATCGTCAATCATACGGGTTTTCCGCTGATGGAGTGCTGGCATGTCGACCTTGGCCGACGGAATATCGAGTCCAAAGAGGCGACCATTCTGTGCCAGATGAAGGACCTCGGCAGAGTAAATAAGGGTCTTGGAAGGCATGCAGCCCCGCAGGATGCAGAGGCCGCCCAATTCGTCAGAATTGTCGACAATAGCCACGCGTTGGTGGGTCTCCCGCACGGTTCTTGCCGCGGCATAGCCTGCGGAGCCCCCTCCAATTACGATTACATCAAAGTGTTCCATGGGCGAAAATCTACCGCAAGCCTGCCGATCAGCAAGTCTCTCTTTAATTCGCCTTTCTTCCATCCATCTGCCCGATTCGCGAAGAAGGGATTGCCAATGGGACTTTCCTGTATCTACCCTTTCCCGCTTTGCACTCATGAAAATACTGATAGCAGACAAAATATCCGGTAGCGGGGTCCAATTCCTCCGTGATCAGGAAGGCGTGGAAGTGGTGGAGGCCTATGGTTCCTCTCAGGAAGAGCTCGAGGGAATGGTCGCCGATGTGGACGCGATCATTGTTCGGAGCGCCTCCAGTGTGACCAAGGCCATCATAGATGCAGCCCCCAAGCTGCGGGCAGTTGGCCGTGCGGGAGTCGGTGTCGATAATATCGATATCGAGGCAGCTACTGACCGGGGAATAGTGGTCATGAACACGCCGGGTGGCAATACCATCGCCACCGCGGAATTGACTTTCACGCATTTGCTTTGCTCTGCACGGCCAATCCCACAAGCCAACGCGCTCATGAAAGCGGGCAAATGGGAAAAGAAAGCCTTTCAGGGAAGCGAGTTGTACAAGAAGACAATCGGTATTCTCGGACTCGGCCGGATCGGATCGGAAGTGGCCAAGCGCGCAAAGGCCTTTGGCATGAATGTCCTCGCCTACGATCCTTACCTGACGAAGGCGCGTGCCGAGCAGCTCGAGGTGAACAAGGTGGAGTTGGAGGAAGTCTTTGAGAAGGCGGATTTCATCACAGTCCACATGCCCAAGACTGAAACGACAAAAAACATGCTCAACGCTTCCACGTTTGCCAAGATGAAGGATGGCATCCGTATTATTAATTGCGCCCGAGGTGGCTTGATTGATGAGGATGATCTTGCCGAGGCACTCCGTTCTGGAAAGGTTGCAGCTGCTGGACTCGACGTCTTTGTCGAGGAACCGCTATCTTCGGAAAGTGCACTTCGCGAACATGACCGACTTGTCATGACACCGCACCTTGGTGCTTCCACCGCGGAGGCTCAGGAAAACGTCGGCTTGGAAGTGGCCGAAAGCATTTATGAATCCCTGATGGGAGGATGGGTGCAGAACGCAATCAATGCGCCATCGATCGATCCCAAGCAGCTGGCGGTACTCCGTCCTTATCTGAATCTTGCTTTCAAGATGGGAACGGTCATCCAGCAATTGACTCCATCGGAGATCAATCACATCCGAATCACCTACTCGGGCAATCTGGTCAACCTCGAGGTAAAACCGCTCAATCGGGCATTCCAGCGCGGCTATCTGCGTAAAATCACGACCGACGTCAACGACGTCAACGCGCCTCGAATCATGGACCGTCTGGGTATCAAGGGGGAAATTGTCCAGAACAGCCTCGAACGGGACTACACGGAGCTGATCCGCATTGAGGCGACTGATTCAAACGGAAAGTCTTATTCGATTGAAGGGACCTTGATCGGCAAGTCGCAAAACCCGCGCCTGACGCTGGTCAACGAGCGCAACGTGGAAAGCCCGCTTGATGAAAAGTATCTCCTGGTTCTCGAGAACGAGGACGTTCCCGGCATTGTCGGCATGGTGGGGACGGTCCTTGCCAAGCATAAGTTGAATATTTCCAACATGTCGCTAAGCCGGAATACGGTGGGTGGCATTGCCTTGAACATTTGCGGACTGGAC
It encodes the following:
- a CDS encoding alkaline phosphatase; the encoded protein is MNFPRLITVVSLSTLLLGSLFSADETGSAIFIHPDGMGLGHWNAARLLEVGPDGMLNWDTLEQLAAYRVHQKNWLSTTSHAGATAHAYGKKVHHNSYGMDQDKPLTALSGKPLSIMQEAMASGIRVGVVNSGHIGEPGTGVFLASTDNRYDFRPLARKIMESGADLIFCAGEIYLIPVGTIGKHGREGTREDGRNLLEEAEGRGYTVIFTREELFALDPKTEKVIGIFAAENTYNDKKENVLKKAGLETYDPEAPTFAEMTTVALKILGSDPQRQFFLVAEEEGTDNFSNNTNAKGMLDAAIRADKAIGAVVDFMNTQADRKTLLIVGADSDAGSPSIWAPRGKGEDYQLPKKTNSGAELDGPEGTGGTPFFSKPDQFGNAYPFGISWANANDYQGSAITRAHGFNSQLLGTNIDNSGIYRIFYEVLFGVTPEIAASKLQE
- a CDS encoding dihydrolipoyl dehydrogenase family protein, whose protein sequence is MEHFDVIVIGGGSAGYAAARTVRETHQRVAIVDNSDELGGLCILRGCMPSKTLIYSAEVLHLAQNGRLFGLDIPSAKVDMPALHQRKTRMIDDFKSYRQEQLASDRFTLFRELGAFKDPKTLKLSTSGKEITADAFIIATGSVVNFPNIPGLELPGIWTSDDVLDLSELPESVIVLGGGVVACELAQFLHRAGSKVTQVQRSPHILKEESPEAAEVVMKAFREEGMDLHTGTKLGKIEKTDTGFSVEFMEGAESMRVEARHLVNALGRRPAIDNMNLKAAGVTLKPNGQIQVNEHQQTSNPKIYAAGDVCGPFEIVHIAIMQGETAARHATGRPADPVNLDTRTSVVFTDPQVASAGIPVEEAKARGMELIEAEYPFDDHGKSILMEAKHGYVKAWAERSSGRIVGAQCVGKDAGELIHALAVGISMGATAKDLLKVHWYHPTLSEIWSYPLEDIADGVS
- the serA gene encoding phosphoglycerate dehydrogenase, producing the protein MKILIADKISGSGVQFLRDQEGVEVVEAYGSSQEELEGMVADVDAIIVRSASSVTKAIIDAAPKLRAVGRAGVGVDNIDIEAATDRGIVVMNTPGGNTIATAELTFTHLLCSARPIPQANALMKAGKWEKKAFQGSELYKKTIGILGLGRIGSEVAKRAKAFGMNVLAYDPYLTKARAEQLEVNKVELEEVFEKADFITVHMPKTETTKNMLNASTFAKMKDGIRIINCARGGLIDEDDLAEALRSGKVAAAGLDVFVEEPLSSESALREHDRLVMTPHLGASTAEAQENVGLEVAESIYESLMGGWVQNAINAPSIDPKQLAVLRPYLNLAFKMGTVIQQLTPSEINHIRITYSGNLVNLEVKPLNRAFQRGYLRKITTDVNDVNAPRIMDRLGIKGEIVQNSLERDYTELIRIEATDSNGKSYSIEGTLIGKSQNPRLTLVNERNVESPLDEKYLLVLENEDVPGIVGMVGTVLAKHKLNISNMSLSRNTVGGIALNICGLDSEPEAEAIAEITANKYIKGIRVVNLNGA